From the Sphingobacteruim zhuxiongii genome, the window TTTTTGCGATGCCCAATCAATATTTTATCCCTCCCACCAAAACAGAAAATCTAAAATATTTTAAAATACTATTTGATGAAAATACGTTGGCTTTGCTGCCACAACGCTTTTCATTTTTGATTAATCCATTAAATTCTCAAATCATCACGTTAGAAAATCATGCAAGGGAACGTGTAAGAAAAGTTATTGAAATTATAAATCAAATATTGTATACAGAGAGCCTCTCTACTGACTCAGAGATAATATTAGCCTATTTGAATTTATTACTTTCGGAACTAAACAATGCTTATTTTAAAAACGAAACAAATAACATTATAAACTCTAACTTTTCAAAGTTTGTTGAGTTTAAATTAATGGTAGAAACTCATCTTACGGAACAACCTTCTATCAATGCTATTGCCCAAAAAATGGCTTTAACAACCAATAGTCTTTATCGATTAGTAAAAGAGTATTCAGGTTCCTCTCCAAAGGATTTTTTAACAAATCGTTTGAAGATGGAAGCTCAATGGAAACTACGCAATTCTAAGCTTTCTGTCAAGGAATTAGCATATGCATTAGGATTCAATGATCCCGATTATTTTTCGAGACTTTTCAAAAAAAGCACAGGAAAAAGTGTAAGTGATTTTTTGCAACATCAAGATTTGTCAAGAGAATAAATTGATTTGTCCATCTAAAGTTTTTTTTAGTGCTCTAGCTTTGCTTCATTAATTTAAAATATAAAAAAATGAAGACAGCATTAGTAACAGGAGCAAATAAAAGTATTGGTTTTGAAGTAGCGAATCAACTTGCTCAAAAAGGGATTTATGTTTACCTCGGTAGTCGCAGTTTGGAAAACGGTGTAGACGCTGTAAATAAATTAAAAGCTGAAGGAATAAATAATGTAGAAGCCATTCAGCTTGATATAACAAACAATAAATCCATCCAAAATGCACGCTCAATAATCGGTAGGAAAACCCAATCATTAGACATTCTTGTTAACAATGCAGGAATATTCGGTGGATACCCACAATCTGCATTTGATGCTACCATAGAACAGTTCAAAGCAACATACGATGCTAATGTTTATGGAGTCGTGAGAGTTACGCAGGCCTTTATTGATTTATTGAAAAAATCTCCCGAGCCTCGCATTGTAAATGTAAGTTCCAGCCAAGGTTCAATAACTTTACACAGTGACCCAACATACAAATATTTCGACTTTAAAGGTGTTGTTTATCTGTCATCAAAAGCAGCTTTAAATATGTACACTGTTGTATTGGCTTACGAACTGAAGGATACTAACTTTAAAGTAAACGCTATTTGTCCGGGGTTTACAAAAACTGATTTTAATGGACATCGTGGAACTGGAACTGTTGAGGAAGCTGGAAAACGAATCGTAAAATACGCTCTGCTTGACAAAAATGGTCCAACAGGAAAATTTTTCAGTGAAGAAAACAA encodes:
- a CDS encoding helix-turn-helix domain-containing protein: MKEITNKSKIAQNIKVRSNDSPFPSAEIQQKLLLPRRLTSYFIVLIESGSITYKLDLQEITLTTGDLLFAMPNQYFIPPTKTENLKYFKILFDENTLALLPQRFSFLINPLNSQIITLENHARERVRKVIEIINQILYTESLSTDSEIILAYLNLLLSELNNAYFKNETNNIINSNFSKFVEFKLMVETHLTEQPSINAIAQKMALTTNSLYRLVKEYSGSSPKDFLTNRLKMEAQWKLRNSKLSVKELAYALGFNDPDYFSRLFKKSTGKSVSDFLQHQDLSRE
- a CDS encoding SDR family oxidoreductase, giving the protein MKTALVTGANKSIGFEVANQLAQKGIYVYLGSRSLENGVDAVNKLKAEGINNVEAIQLDITNNKSIQNARSIIGRKTQSLDILVNNAGIFGGYPQSAFDATIEQFKATYDANVYGVVRVTQAFIDLLKKSPEPRIVNVSSSQGSITLHSDPTYKYFDFKGVVYLSSKAALNMYTVVLAYELKDTNFKVNAICPGFTKTDFNGHRGTGTVEEAGKRIVKYALLDKNGPTGKFFSEENNPETGEIPW